One Turneriella parva DSM 21527 genomic region harbors:
- the bfr gene encoding bacterioferritin, which yields MKGDKKVIELLNSHLKNELTAINQYFLHAKILKNWGMEKLASYEHKESIDEMKHADTIIERILFLEGLPNLQDLGRLRIGETVEEILKADLALELDVLPQLKAAISYCETVNDYVTRKVFADILESEEGHVDFIETQLGLIERMGLQNYVQLQTPAAE from the coding sequence ATGAAAGGCGACAAAAAGGTCATCGAACTGCTGAACTCCCATTTAAAGAACGAACTCACTGCCATTAATCAGTATTTTCTACATGCCAAGATTCTCAAGAACTGGGGCATGGAAAAACTAGCCTCTTACGAGCACAAAGAATCGATCGACGAGATGAAGCACGCAGACACAATTATCGAGCGCATTCTGTTTCTCGAAGGCCTGCCCAACCTGCAAGACCTCGGGCGACTGCGCATCGGCGAAACAGTTGAAGAAATACTCAAAGCCGACCTCGCGCTCGAGCTCGATGTGTTGCCGCAGCTGAAAGCAGCTATTTCGTATTGCGAGACGGTCAATGACTACGTCACGCGCAAGGTTTTCGCCGACATTCTCGAATCAGAAGAAGGCCATGTCGACTTCATCGAAACCCAGCTGGGCCTGATCGAACGCATGGGCCTGCAGAATTACGTGCAATTGCAAACTCCGGCTGCGGAGTAA